From Impatiens glandulifera chromosome 7, dImpGla2.1, whole genome shotgun sequence:
caatcaatttgGTATTGATTAAGAATTATTAATCCATTTGAGAATAATTGTTGATAATAAGGACTCTTACTTGTGCATGCTATGACATACAAGAGAAAAGTATAGAAAGAAAGTATAGAAAGATCGGTATGGTCACAACCGGAGATTCTTTTATCTAGTCTAAGACTCTCATCACTCGAACTATTCTATTAGGTTTAAAAGAAAGATTAGTTGTGTAAATGGATTGGCTAATTTCAGCTTAACATTAATGGAAACATGGTTGTGTGGGGGCACCAAACATTTGGTTTAGACAAGATAAAGTAAAGAAACAGGAAAAATTAGATGAAACAATATTGAGTCAATGAAATGAAAAGCCAAACAATAACCTAATTTTGTTGTCCATGGCTTTATGTCTAGCCAAACAACAACAAAAGCAGCATGGACAAATTGTTCAATAATGAAGCAAGCCACAATCAAGCATATGTTGGACAAGTTTCCCataatataatgttatatttgaaCTTATCTTTGTAACTATTTActtattagtttataaattaattgaaaattagagATATGCCTACGAGAAGAAAGACCAGGCATTGTAAcataagaataagaagaaaGATTTATGGTGTTATCTTCTCCAATAACTTCTCGGCTTCAATAAATCCACCAAGAGGTCCCATTGACAAGTATTTTATATGTTTCCATCTGTTTCAAGTGTAAAAATGCTCAGATACAAGCGATTACTAATAAAACTTCAAAAAACCATTATAAGTTGTTGCCTCACTTTGGTATAAAGGGAAGTGCAAAACAATGGAGGTGGAGATGGTCAACACTGTTAAATGGAGGCTGATGGAAGCCAAATCTACACAACAAGGACCAAATCAAATATCAAAAGCTCCAGACAAAACAGGTACTTGCAATTGAACTGAAAAAAGGGGATAAGATaagaataattgaaatttttaaatcttttgtTCAGCCAGGGGAGAAACACCAAAAGATAGGTTTCTCGAAATCAACTTAAATGACGAAATTAAAATCAGAACTTTCAATACACTGTGGGTCTTGACCACAACTCTTAAGAGATTCTATGGAACCAACATAAATGAATCATCTAATTTCACCTAGATGCAGAAAAAACCAATTGTACCTGTGTTTGGACTGAGGCGCATCTCTCGACATCAGAGTTTGTCCCACCTGAAACATGTGACTCACtgcaaaacaaaatttaattcagCAAGAAAAAGAGTCAGTAACCTGGTAACCTGTTACATTTTCAATTTTCtcatcattttaaattattgatacCCAATGCAAAGTCTTCAGGACGCCTATCAAGGTCCTTAACTGTTGGAATGTGTGCAACAGGGATCACCAGGTAATGCCTACAAAATCAATAGACCTTTCAATGATTAAACTAAACTGTAGACTACCAGATCATCTATAATGAACAAGTCAATTGTCGATCAAGATGAGTGAGAATTCAAAAACTATTATGCCTAAACCAATCAGTCAGCCAGCATAATCCTCAATACATAGATGTAAGCAAATAGTGCTTCAGAACACATTAAACCAAAGTGGAAGATATTCCAAAATGAGATTTGATTAGCTAATCTACAAGTCTGGATTCAAAGACATGGATTGACTATAATTTTATAGTACCATATGACAGATTTTGCCTATATCTAAATCTCTCTCAACTGCTAATATGTTGATAATTTTCACTCTTAACTGAAAACCCATATCAATCTAGAATTTCTTTGCTGAGAAAGACAAAAGACACGTTTTCTGTAATCTCACATAGGATTTGGATCCAAATGGGGTCACATTTGAAAACTGAATTTAGTCCTATGGTTTTGGATccaaaatgttttcaaaataggCCTAAAGTTGTCTAAATAGCAGGATTATAATCAACACAATGGTACACTAGAGTTTCTATATCATCTTCTCAGGTCAGTCAAAAGAATCTCACTGTGTACTATCGATAAACTAGAGCAGCTTCAATTGATAAATACCATATAGCAATCAGAAATTGCAAAATTTAAAAACCACCCAAATTCTCAAATCAAAAAACAGGAAGATCTTAATCAGTGCCTGTATGCAGATGGGTTGATATCTTGAAAGGCAACGACCCTGtcatcctgcaaaatatacgcCATTGACCCATCCTAAATCAACGTTAACTAATctttaaaaagagagaaaaatagaGGGATCGAATACTAACGGAGTGGAGTAGAGTGGTGGCGGTGGTAGCACGAGCAATTTGGCAGAAAACGCACGCCGCCGATGCTCCGGTCATTGTCGTCCGCCTAGCAACCTGGCGGAGCAATCGTTCTTTCCATTCTGTTTCATACcaacatatttttttcacatttaattCGTTAAAAATTGACCCTTTATGAAAAAGACTTTTACCGACATATCTGTATCAACTATAACGACGTTAATAAAACGTGGTTAAAAGTAAATTACACTTGTACCCTCTGCAAGATATTGGATTTACCAATACAGTCCCGGTAGAAATTCTCATCTTTGCGGTCCAGCGGCTGAACCCCGATTCTAAAACCCTTGTTTGATGCATACTCTGATTCATAAAGTTCTTAAAAATCCCGCCTTTTCTGTCTCTTCAACCCACAAAACACTATCCCTAATTCCACACCCATTTGCTTGTTGCATCAAGAACCAGGTCCGAAACATGAGTTCAGGACGCATGTTCCAGCTGAGACTCGACCCACTTACAGGCAACTCGGAATGGGTTGTAATTGAAGACGAGAGAGAAGAAATGGCTACCGCCGGTGCTACAAAGCATCTACTGGCCCCAACATCGTACCTTGACATGCTGAACGATTCTCGCAGAAACAGAGCCTATCGAGAAGCCATTGATAAGACTGTAACAAATTCTTGTCATGTTTTGGATATTGGGTACCTCACACTTCACTCATACAGCATTTCAATTCATAGTTTTGCATTTCTTTTCATCTTTATATCAATGATGGCATGAGTATTTGCAGGGCTGGAACTGGATTACTATCAATGATGGCTGCAAGAGCAATGGAATCCAACATGCCAACAGTTTTGTCTAATTCTGTCGGTGGTACAGTTACAGCATGTGAGTCATATCTTCCTATGGTAAAGTTGATGCGCAAAACATTGCGTATTAATGAGATGGAAAGAAAAGTTCATATCTTCCATAAGCGGTCTGATGAACTACAAGTTGGAATTGACATCCCTTCAAAAGCAGATGTTCTTGTGAGTTTCATTCTATAATGTCTGTCTTCTTCTATCTTGTTAGAATAGACACACAAATGAAAGCCTTGTTCTGGAAttccaaattataaaaatgcAGGTCAGTGAGATACTTGACTCTGAATTGTTAGGGGAAGGTTTGATTCCTTCTTTGCAGCATGCATATGATAGACTTTTGCAGCCAAACCCCAAAACAGTACCATATCGAGCAACTACGTATGGGCAGGTGTTTAAACTTAGCAGCTTTCTCattttttatacaataattgcatttaaaaatgttattttattttcgaATTGTCTTCTCTTTTGTATTGTATTCAGTTGGTTGAGTGTAACTATTTATGGAAGTTGCATGACTTGCTTGGAAATGAAATGAATGTGTTGGATGACATTCAACTTGTTCCAATGAACCTCAAGAAAATCTTAAATGTCAAATCTCAACGATTTGACATGCACTGTGATGCAATAAGAGATGAAATAAAACTGGTACGATGCTATTCAAgttcaatatttttctttctttcttttttttttgcgAAACTTGTTTATTTCAATGCTTCCACTCAATCTAGCATCCATTCAGCTATCAGAACCCTTCAAAATTTTTGAATTTGACTTTTGGAGAAGGCCAGAAAGTAGAGGGGAAGTTAAAATAAATGTGACAGCAACAAATAATGGTACAGCCCATGCTCTTATTTCATGGTATGCATTCCACTTATCAACTGCACTTATTTTCCTCCTTAGAAAATTCCTTCTGTTCACGTTATTAAGGACTTCAATTTATTCTTCAGGTGGGTACTTCAGCTTGATTCTGAAGgaacaatattttattcaacTGCCCCCAAATACTTGGATGATGCATTTCCAGGTTCATCATCTAAAAAATAGCCCGTTTAGTTTCTAAAGAAGTTCTTATTTTGCAAGTAATTGCCatatatctataattttctATTTCGCACTTAGATTCTGCGGATTGGTGTGACCATTGGAAACAATCTGTTAGTTTCATTCCCGAAAGAAGTGTGTCCAATGGTGAAGAGGTCCTCTTACATGCTACTCATACTGATATCACCACCACATACAAGTTGGAGAGTCGCGATTCGTTTATGTCAGAAATTGAACTTTGTTCTGACGTTGATAGACAATTTCAAATCCTGTTATCGCCAGAAAGAGTGGCAATCTACAGAGACAACGATTGGAGATCCTCAATGTTGAAAGCTGTAAAATATGCAGTAAGCACATCCTTAGCAATATACATATTGTTGCTTTGCCTGTTTAAAAAGTTGTTTGATTTCTTTCCAGTTGCAGTTGAAGGGAGAAACTAGTCCACTATGTGTAGTTGCAGATGATAGTCTTTTCTTAACAATAGCGATTGCTAATTCCTCGAAAGAAGCACAAATTGTTTCATTATTTCCTGGATTGCAAAGGGATGCTGTTCAGTATTTGCAAGCTGTTGCTTCGGCTAATGGTTACTCGAAGGATCAAATCAAAGTTCATCAGAAGTGCAAAAGTAGCCTCACCATATATGACGACGCTTGTCAGAAAAAGGTCTCTATTtgattgtatatataaatacataaactcatcttgtttttattaaaatgaattcTATTTGTATAGGTAGACATCTTGATCGCTGAAccattttattttggaaatgaaGGCATGCTGCCTTGGCAAAACCTGCGATTTTGGTAATTTTAACAATAGTTGATGATCCTTCCATATAGACAATAATAGAGAAAGTGAGTTTAAATTTTTGCTTGTTTTCAAATGAATCAAGGAAGGAAAGGACTTTGCTCGATCCTATCCTGTCTGATGATGTAACAATAATGCCTTGGAAAGGATTGCTGAAAGCTCGAGCCATGTCACTTCCCGTAAGTCAGTTATTTCTAAGAATTTCTTCTTGTTATTGCCtcgttaattttatttttttcctgcAGGATCTGTGGAGGAGTAGGTGCAGCCTAAAAGATGTAGAAGGCTTTGATCATTCCTGTGTAAATTCTGTCTTAGGGGCTTGCGGTGATTTACCTGCTCCACAAGAAGGCCCCgtttttcctttctttatcTGGCAGTGTGGAAGAAGTGAGGTAATTAACCTTTTTCCCTTGCAATGAAAAGTTCAAAAAGTGTAATCTTGATGCAActcttaatgttttttttttgtgacaGGCACTAAGCGAAGAATTTACAGTAATGGAATTTGACTTTTCACAGCCAATGGCTGGATGTTCTGGAAAAGCTAAGGTATTAAAACTAGTAAAACATGAATGTGAAACTGCGTGATAAGTTCATTCACGAAGAGTGTTGATGCAGGTTGAATATACAAAACCTGGTATATGCCATGGTCTTGTGTTTTGGATAGATTGGGTAATGGACAGGAAGAATTCAATTGTGATATCAACCGGGCCAGGTATTTCAACAATTTCTTTAACCGGGGTTTATGGTTTTATGAATTATGATAATGATAATTTGTTTCGCGTATACAGATGAAAGATATTGGAAACAAGCGGTTAAGCTTTTCTCCAAGCCGGTGGCTGTAGGATCAAATCTAGTCGATGCTTCAGCTGAAGTCGAGGCCACATTTGAACCATCTACTGCTGATCTATGCATCAGATATACTGCGGTTCAATAATCTTCTCATGTCTCTGGTTAGTAAATTTGTATTTGTGacattttacaaaagaaaattgatgTCAGTTTACATTTTCAGAAACAAAGGAAAATGtgtttttgaaatgataaaCAATTTATCATTGATTAATTCAATCGCTAAGATCTTATCCAAAACATTGTATTATTTTACATGAGAACTCAATTTTCTTAAGTTGAATTGTGGAAATGCTTGTGGGAATAAACTttgatttaaaaagaaaaactcaaattttgtgttctttttaaattattaggtTATGACAGATTATCACCATGAcatcttatttaaatatcaattggATGAGGATTCCACTTAGTTGTTAATTTCCTCTtgtatacaatttattttttttaaatatcaagtCTCAACTTgtaataattgattattttttttggtcCTGGGCTATATGAAAGAGCATCCATCTTTCCCTTTCTCAAGTCAAACATTTGATTGTAACACTATTCTTTAAACAtgttcattaataattaatatcatttacaaattcatgaaaaatataataataatatgaaaaatggaTTGATTGTACTATATAGCCACAGATCCAACTGTGACCTGTCCAGTTAGACTTGTAAGGATTGATAGTACCCATTTCATCATAATATCAATCAATTAATTGCTGTCTATTAGctataatttaatcaaaatataattatattcaattgTTAAGCACTTGCAAGTTGAAATACTTaacttctttttataaataatccaAGTCAAAGTAAAATATGAAGACAGATAAATTAAAGTCACATGCTAATTTAAGAATGTAAATGAAACTTATAAATAGACTACGTTtagacataaaataaaattagtgttataaattgttaaataaataataaatacaacttCATTCTAAAAGAGTAAATATATTTactagaatattttaaaaaaaacgaaaaatCTAATCGAAAGTTTATCGGTTTCATCTTATCGgttaaattttaacta
This genomic window contains:
- the LOC124946186 gene encoding bifunctional adenosine 5'-phosphosulfate phosphorylase/adenylylsulfatase HINT4 codes for the protein MTGASAACVFCQIARATTATTLLHSDDRVVAFQDINPSAYRHYLVIPVAHIPTVKDLDRRPEDFALVSHMFQVGQTLMSRDAPQSKHRFGFHQPPFNSVDHLHLHCFALPFIPKWKHIKYLSMGPLGGFIEAEKLLEKITP
- the LOC124945338 gene encoding protein arginine N-methyltransferase 7; translation: MHTLIHKVLKNPAFSVSSTHKTLSLIPHPFACCIKNQVRNMSSGRMFQLRLDPLTGNSEWVVIEDEREEMATAGATKHLLAPTSYLDMLNDSRRNRAYREAIDKTVTNSCHVLDIGAGTGLLSMMAARAMESNMPTVLSNSVGGTVTACESYLPMVKLMRKTLRINEMERKVHIFHKRSDELQVGIDIPSKADVLVSEILDSELLGEGLIPSLQHAYDRLLQPNPKTVPYRATTYGQLVECNYLWKLHDLLGNEMNVLDDIQLVPMNLKKILNVKSQRFDMHCDAIRDEIKLLSEPFKIFEFDFWRRPESRGEVKINVTATNNGTAHALISWWVLQLDSEGTIFYSTAPKYLDDAFPDSADWCDHWKQSVSFIPERSVSNGEEVLLHATHTDITTTYKLESRDSFMSEIELCSDVDRQFQILLSPERVAIYRDNDWRSSMLKAVKYALQLKGETSPLCVVADDSLFLTIAIANSSKEAQIVSLFPGLQRDAVQYLQAVASANGYSKDQIKVHQKCKSSLTIYDDACQKKVDILIAEPFYFGNEGMLPWQNLRFWKERTLLDPILSDDVTIMPWKGLLKARAMSLPDLWRSRCSLKDVEGFDHSCVNSVLGACGDLPAPQEGPVFPFFIWQCGRSEALSEEFTVMEFDFSQPMAGCSGKAKVEYTKPGICHGLVFWIDWVMDRKNSIVISTGPDERYWKQAVKLFSKPVAVGSNLVDASAEVEATFEPSTADLCIRYTAVQ